A genomic stretch from Magnetococcales bacterium includes:
- a CDS encoding cold-shock protein, translating into MASRETGKVKWFNDSKGFGFIERDNGRGDVFVHHSAISMSGFKSLAEGQRVEFDVSRGDKGDKADNVKTL; encoded by the coding sequence ATGGCAAGTCGTGAAACAGGAAAAGTCAAATGGTTCAATGACAGCAAAGGTTTCGGTTTTATCGAACGGGACAATGGCCGTGGTGATGTGTTCGTTCATCACAGCGCCATCTCCATGAGTGGCTTCAAGAGCTTGGCCGAAGGCCAACGGGTCGAGTTCGATGTCAGCAGAGGCGACAAGGGCGACAAGGCGGACAACGTCAAAACCCTGTAA
- a CDS encoding CbbQ/NirQ/NorQ/GpvN family protein — translation MSSLGMPVENNMISDRPYYEAMGAEIDLFVAAYQNHLPLLIKGPTGCGKTRFVEYMAWRLKRPLITVSCHEDMTTSDLVGRYLVVGGETVWQDGPLTRAVRHGCICYLDEIVEARKDTIVVIHPLADDRRILPIEKLGILLRAAPEFGLVISYNPSYQSVLKDLKQSTRQRFVAMEFDYPSLEQEALIIRNETGLDGEMAHLLVRFAQLTRNLKGNGLEEGASTRLLVHAAKLILAGRSPADACSAAIIRVLTDDPDMNGAMRSLSESIF, via the coding sequence ATGTCATCCCTTGGAATGCCGGTCGAAAACAACATGATTTCGGATCGCCCCTATTACGAGGCCATGGGGGCCGAGATCGATTTGTTTGTCGCAGCCTATCAGAATCATCTGCCTTTGCTGATCAAAGGCCCTACGGGGTGTGGCAAGACCCGCTTTGTGGAATACATGGCCTGGCGGTTGAAAAGACCCTTGATCACGGTTTCCTGCCACGAGGACATGACCACCAGCGATCTGGTGGGCCGTTATCTGGTGGTGGGAGGGGAGACGGTCTGGCAGGATGGTCCCTTGACCCGGGCGGTACGTCATGGCTGCATCTGTTATCTGGACGAGATCGTCGAGGCCCGCAAGGATACCATTGTGGTGATCCATCCCCTGGCGGACGACCGGCGCATTCTGCCCATCGAAAAACTCGGGATTCTGTTGAGGGCCGCGCCGGAGTTCGGCTTGGTGATTTCGTACAATCCCAGCTATCAGAGTGTGCTCAAGGATCTGAAACAAAGTACCCGACAGCGGTTTGTCGCCATGGAGTTCGACTATCCATCGTTGGAACAAGAGGCGTTGATCATCCGCAACGAAACCGGTCTGGATGGGGAGATGGCCCATCTTCTGGTCCGTTTTGCCCAGTTGACCCGCAACCTGAAAGGCAATGGCCTGGAAGAAGGGGCCAGCACCCGGCTGTTGGTACACGCGGCCAAGTTGATTCTTGCGGGTCGGTCCCCCGCTGATGCCTGTTCAGCCGCCATCATTCGGGTGTTGACCGATGACCCGGATATGAACGGGGCCATGCGTTCTCTCAGCGAATCGATTTTTTAG
- a CDS encoding hemerythrin domain-containing protein — translation MPRFEWKYGYETHNKIVDLQHKSFLELMNRLYDELATSKEKNYQVRLLDELKYYARFHFTSEENILFRYLPHKLDRHRVLHDFLIHALESKIESVKNDLIQAEEIILFVIEWFFTHTITEDVTDFLDFEER, via the coding sequence ATGCCCAGATTCGAGTGGAAATACGGATACGAGACTCACAACAAGATCGTCGATCTGCAACACAAATCTTTCCTTGAATTAATGAATCGTCTGTACGATGAATTGGCCACATCCAAAGAAAAAAATTATCAGGTCCGCCTGCTCGACGAACTCAAATATTATGCCCGTTTCCATTTCACATCCGAAGAGAACATTCTATTCAGATATTTACCCCACAAACTCGACCGGCACAGAGTGTTGCATGACTTCCTGATTCACGCCCTGGAATCCAAAATCGAAAGCGTCAAAAACGATCTGATCCAGGCGGAAGAGATCATTCTGTTTGTGATTGAATGGTTTTTCACCCACACCATCACGGAAGACGTGACGGATTTTCTCGATTTTGAGGAACGATAA
- a CDS encoding oligoendopeptidase F, which translates to MTDTADTPQAPQWDLSPLYAGLDDPQFDADLAWLKDHYPAFSAAFQGRLQTRLGEALEAWERIQERLNRLFIYLHLRHAANLEDEAVKSRLYEANILTDGLGGEHATFFPIELAALSEEDCASQIAADPRCARLKPWIDKIRQQRPFMLSTEVEAALTKRATFGSDSWSAYYDEVESDLRFSLAEGPRTLEETLHRLAEEPDPDQRFAILTALNGGLGGSFARFSAQTLNMVIGGKGVEDRERGYAHAMDFRNRNNRLPDAMVTALHQAVEEEASPLGQRYYRLKARLMGLPQLRWSDRNALLPFADRTHIPFDEALEMVQGAFASFSPTLARLAEGVATGRAIDAHARPAKQSGAFNYSVVLPGGCSASYVLMNYQGSSRDVMTLAHELGHAVHGLLAGPAQGPLLASAPMAYAETASIFAEMTTFRFLRERLRQNGNPQALLALLMGRIEDFLNTVVRQIGFSCFEQQMHATNGRLSAPDLSRLWLENLIRFYGPEGEPFTYAETNHLWSYISHFHNPFYVYAYACGELLTQSLYAVQGNLGERFESHYLDLLRAGGSRDVTALLSPFGLDPTRSDFWKQGIRVSLGAMLAEAEALAESLQRSA; encoded by the coding sequence ATGACCGACACAGCCGATACCCCTCAAGCCCCCCAGTGGGATCTCTCCCCCCTTTATGCCGGACTCGACGATCCCCAATTCGACGCCGATCTGGCTTGGTTGAAGGATCATTATCCGGCGTTTTCCGCCGCCTTTCAGGGCCGATTGCAGACCCGGCTTGGGGAGGCACTGGAGGCGTGGGAACGGATCCAGGAGAGATTGAATCGGCTCTTCATCTATCTTCATTTGCGTCACGCGGCCAATCTGGAGGATGAAGCGGTCAAGAGTCGGCTCTACGAGGCCAATATCCTGACAGACGGCCTGGGCGGAGAACACGCCACCTTTTTCCCCATCGAACTGGCCGCCCTGTCGGAGGAGGATTGCGCATCCCAGATCGCCGCGGATCCCCGCTGCGCACGTCTGAAGCCCTGGATCGATAAAATCCGCCAGCAACGCCCCTTCATGTTGAGCACCGAAGTGGAAGCCGCCTTGACCAAACGGGCCACCTTCGGTTCCGACTCCTGGTCTGCATATTACGACGAAGTGGAATCGGACCTGCGTTTTTCTCTGGCAGAAGGCCCCCGCACTCTGGAAGAGACCCTACATCGACTGGCCGAAGAACCCGATCCCGACCAACGTTTCGCCATCCTCACCGCCCTGAATGGCGGACTGGGTGGATCCTTCGCCCGTTTTTCGGCCCAAACGCTCAACATGGTGATCGGTGGCAAGGGCGTGGAAGACCGGGAACGGGGTTACGCCCATGCCATGGATTTTCGCAACCGCAACAATCGTCTACCCGACGCCATGGTCACGGCCTTGCATCAGGCGGTCGAAGAGGAGGCCTCTCCGCTGGGACAACGGTATTACCGTCTCAAGGCCCGTCTGATGGGATTGCCTCAACTGCGCTGGAGCGACCGCAACGCCCTGTTGCCTTTTGCCGACCGCACCCACATTCCATTCGATGAAGCCCTGGAGATGGTCCAGGGGGCCTTTGCCAGTTTCAGTCCCACCCTGGCCCGTCTGGCCGAGGGAGTTGCCACCGGTCGCGCCATCGACGCCCATGCCCGTCCGGCCAAACAAAGCGGAGCCTTCAACTATTCGGTGGTGCTTCCCGGTGGATGTTCCGCCTCCTATGTGCTGATGAACTACCAGGGCAGCAGCCGGGACGTGATGACCCTGGCCCACGAACTGGGTCACGCGGTCCATGGTCTGCTGGCCGGACCGGCCCAGGGTCCGTTGCTCGCCTCGGCTCCCATGGCCTACGCCGAAACCGCCTCCATCTTCGCGGAAATGACCACCTTCCGGTTTCTGCGGGAACGGCTGCGCCAAAACGGCAATCCACAGGCCTTGCTGGCGCTGCTGATGGGACGCATCGAGGATTTTCTCAACACCGTGGTCCGCCAGATCGGCTTCTCCTGCTTTGAACAACAGATGCACGCCACCAACGGACGACTGAGCGCCCCGGATCTCTCCCGGTTATGGCTTGAAAACCTGATCCGCTTCTACGGCCCGGAAGGAGAACCCTTCACCTACGCCGAAACCAACCATCTCTGGAGCTACATCAGCCACTTCCACAATCCGTTCTACGTCTACGCCTATGCCTGCGGAGAACTGCTCACCCAGAGTCTCTACGCGGTCCAGGGCAATCTGGGTGAGCGGTTTGAAAGTCATTACCTGGATCTGCTGCGCGCCGGAGGATCCAGGGATGTCACCGCCCTGCTGAGTCCATTCGGTCTGGATCCCACCCGCTCCGACTTCTGGAAACAAGGCATTCGCGTCAGTCTGGGAGCCATGCTGGCAGAAGCCGAAGCCCTGGCCGAATCGCTCCAACGCTCGGCCTGA
- a CDS encoding DUF4189 domain-containing protein, with protein MKKLAWMVLAMGLALPGSAFSYGAIAIDDQMGDVDPAYGFAIGRDSKHEAKRVAMKYCKEYGGTNCRTIVWFETCGAVAVSRKYYGYGYGRTKGKAIDDALEMCQHKRCRVVAAECE; from the coding sequence ATGAAAAAATTGGCATGGATGGTTCTCGCGATGGGGTTGGCATTACCTGGCAGCGCTTTTTCTTACGGTGCGATTGCCATTGATGATCAAATGGGTGACGTTGATCCGGCCTATGGATTCGCGATCGGCAGAGATTCCAAGCATGAGGCCAAGCGGGTGGCCATGAAATACTGCAAAGAGTATGGTGGCACCAATTGCAGAACCATCGTGTGGTTTGAAACCTGTGGTGCGGTGGCGGTTTCAAGGAAATATTACGGCTATGGATATGGCAGAACCAAGGGCAAGGCCATCGACGATGCCCTGGAGATGTGTCAGCACAAGCGTTGCCGGGTTGTCGCGGCGGAGTGTGAATAA
- a CDS encoding response regulator gives MNKILVVDDDKAFLQMVVTLLGDAGFQVGAANSGQSALRQLADDGPWDLVLCDILMPEQDGIETIQAILKANNTQKIIAMSGGGHYLPSYSALELAQAFGFVETIFKPFHEKQLLVLIDKILKS, from the coding sequence ATGAACAAGATCCTGGTAGTCGACGATGACAAGGCATTTTTGCAAATGGTGGTCACCCTGTTGGGAGATGCGGGCTTTCAGGTGGGTGCGGCCAACAGTGGCCAATCGGCCCTGCGCCAGTTGGCGGATGATGGACCATGGGATCTGGTCCTGTGTGACATCCTCATGCCGGAACAAGATGGCATCGAGACCATCCAGGCCATTTTAAAAGCCAACAACACACAAAAAATCATCGCCATGTCGGGAGGAGGCCACTATTTGCCCTCCTATTCCGCCTTAGAACTGGCCCAGGCTTTTGGATTTGTGGAGACGATTTTCAAGCCTTTCCATGAAAAACAACTGCTTGTCCTGATCGACAAAATCCTGAAGTCATAA
- a CDS encoding nitric oxide reductase activation protein — protein sequence MTPEPLALSVEDLEERLEEILEAALSSRRTVTGLAQDWASRPVGQQQTLLHWLPILARINPELAFQCARQLPPFLDRLRDESLRSWLGAIMTRYDQEGLQKSLELLKQGPQRHDRVEGTLFLSDLVGELTVFVTGLGGRRLAIEEGVEPHTNTETLFLPVSLCLGNRTGESHRLYRCLAAHLWGLGRYGTFFPGLMQRLELYPDPDQAARIYLALESHRVDAILTRTFPGLGRFMAQWHDDRNRLPDSWRAPVRALMAPDAQRDLSLDHLAGLYGASCPLPMPLPFHGAALYRPALQEMQRRIEQERILFRKTVGEAIRDSKPVDMPGVGGRDLDLECCLLPDGSTFEMRLDGQPLRLPESLHPVMRSIVQDLGCIPPEYLSAAGSGGYALMESMRQEEDTTEATIRREEADGRVIRYYDEWDCHRNDYRKAWCVLREQPISPTDDPVVASALEKYHGLWQGIRRSFELLRGGDQWLRRQERGDEVDMDALVHSLVDRRTGVEMDSRLFRYRLHKERDVATLILVDMSGSTKGWVNDAIRESLVLLCKALQVLGDRFAVYGFSSMTRKHCDSFVIKSFDQPYHPEVERNIAGICPKDYTRMGVFLRHAAYRLNQQEARIRLLITLSDGKPEDYDSFQDGYRGHYGMEDTRQSLIEARRTGIHPFCITIDTEAREYLPHLYGPARFVVMDDVRTLPLKIADIYRRLTT from the coding sequence ATGACTCCGGAACCGTTGGCACTCTCCGTGGAGGATTTGGAAGAGCGGCTGGAAGAGATTCTGGAGGCGGCCCTCTCCTCCCGTCGTACCGTCACCGGACTGGCCCAGGATTGGGCGTCGCGACCCGTCGGGCAGCAACAGACCTTGTTGCACTGGTTGCCGATTCTGGCGCGAATCAATCCGGAACTGGCGTTTCAGTGTGCCCGGCAATTGCCCCCCTTTCTGGATCGGTTGCGTGACGAGTCGTTGAGATCCTGGCTGGGCGCCATCATGACCCGTTACGATCAGGAGGGGCTGCAAAAGTCCCTGGAGCTGCTCAAACAGGGGCCGCAGCGTCATGACCGGGTGGAAGGGACTCTCTTTTTGTCTGATCTGGTGGGGGAGTTGACGGTTTTCGTGACCGGTCTGGGGGGGCGTCGTCTTGCCATCGAGGAGGGCGTCGAGCCGCACACCAACACGGAAACCCTGTTTTTGCCGGTCTCTTTGTGTCTGGGAAACCGGACCGGGGAGAGCCATCGCCTGTATCGCTGTCTGGCGGCCCATTTGTGGGGGTTGGGGCGTTATGGGACTTTTTTCCCGGGACTGATGCAGCGTCTGGAGCTTTATCCGGATCCGGATCAGGCGGCCCGAATTTATCTCGCCTTGGAATCCCATCGGGTGGACGCCATCCTCACCCGGACCTTTCCCGGGTTGGGACGGTTCATGGCCCAGTGGCACGACGACCGGAACCGTTTGCCGGACTCCTGGCGGGCGCCGGTGCGGGCGTTGATGGCGCCGGATGCGCAACGGGATTTGAGTCTGGATCATCTGGCCGGGTTGTATGGGGCCTCGTGTCCCCTGCCCATGCCGTTGCCGTTTCATGGCGCCGCGCTGTATCGACCCGCGCTCCAGGAGATGCAACGCCGCATCGAACAGGAACGCATTCTGTTTCGCAAAACCGTGGGAGAGGCGATTCGGGACAGCAAACCGGTGGATATGCCTGGAGTGGGCGGGCGTGATCTGGATCTGGAGTGTTGTCTGCTGCCGGACGGGAGTACTTTTGAAATGCGCCTGGATGGTCAACCGTTGCGGCTTCCCGAATCCTTGCATCCCGTGATGCGTTCCATCGTTCAGGATCTGGGTTGCATTCCGCCGGAGTATCTGTCGGCGGCGGGTTCCGGGGGGTACGCCCTGATGGAATCGATGAGGCAGGAGGAGGATACGACCGAGGCCACCATACGGAGGGAGGAGGCGGATGGCCGGGTGATCCGCTATTATGATGAATGGGATTGTCACCGCAACGACTATCGCAAGGCGTGGTGCGTGTTGCGGGAACAGCCCATCTCCCCGACGGACGATCCGGTGGTTGCGTCGGCTTTGGAGAAATATCATGGCCTGTGGCAGGGAATCCGTCGCAGTTTCGAGCTGTTGCGGGGCGGGGATCAGTGGTTGCGACGCCAGGAGCGGGGAGACGAAGTGGATATGGATGCCCTGGTCCACTCCCTGGTGGACCGGCGCACCGGCGTGGAAATGGACAGCCGATTGTTTCGTTATCGGCTTCACAAGGAGCGGGATGTGGCCACCTTGATCCTGGTGGATATGAGCGGCTCCACCAAGGGATGGGTCAATGATGCCATCCGGGAGAGTCTGGTGCTGTTGTGCAAGGCGTTGCAGGTGTTGGGGGATCGTTTCGCGGTTTACGGTTTTTCCAGCATGACCCGCAAACATTGTGACAGTTTTGTGATCAAGAGTTTTGACCAACCGTACCATCCGGAGGTGGAACGCAACATCGCCGGCATCTGTCCCAAGGACTATACCCGCATGGGGGTGTTTTTGCGTCACGCCGCCTACCGGCTCAATCAGCAGGAGGCGCGTATTCGTTTGCTGATCACCCTGTCGGACGGCAAGCCGGAGGATTATGACAGCTTCCAGGATGGTTATCGGGGGCACTACGGCATGGAGGATACCCGTCAATCGTTGATCGAGGCCCGTCGCACCGGCATTCATCCGTTTTGCATTACCATCGACACGGAAGCCCGGGAATATCTGCCCCATCTGTATGGTCCGGCCCGCTTTGTGGTCATGGACGATGTGCGGACCCTGCCCCTGAAGATCGCCGATATCTATCGACGACTCACCACCTGA
- a CDS encoding 30S ribosomal protein S21, which translates to MRIDVYDNNVDQAIRVLKKKMIREGMFREMKKRKFFEKPSERKRRKKAEAVRRLRKKIRRSSVAGGSA; encoded by the coding sequence GTGAGGATTGACGTTTACGATAATAATGTGGATCAAGCCATTCGGGTTTTGAAAAAGAAAATGATCCGGGAAGGCATGTTCAGGGAAATGAAGAAACGGAAATTCTTCGAGAAACCTTCCGAGCGCAAGCGTCGGAAAAAAGCCGAAGCGGTCCGTCGGTTGCGGAAGAAGATTCGTCGTTCATCCGTGGCGGGTGGTTCGGCATAG